ACTGTTGGCCCGGATGAATAAATATTTTACTATTTCGGGCTTTGAGCCTAATTATTGAGAACTCACCGGGTTGCATTGTCCTTTTTTGCAGTGGGGTCTTTTTAGCGTGAAAATTTAAGAAATAGCCATCACTTGTTTTTTTCTCGTCAGTCGGTGGTGCTGTTATTTGGGTAATCTGCTTATAATCAGCCTTGATTTTTTTGGCAAGGGCGGCGGGAGTACCAAGCTCCATTAAAATCTCTTCTTTGCTTTGGCAATCGCCATTTCTTAAAAATGCACGATAAAAATTGAGTGCATCCTCTTTTTGGGCTGCGGATAACGCATTTAATTGGATAGCTAGACTAGCAATGTAGTCATCGATTATTTGAGTCATCTTTTTCTCCTATTCTAAAAATTTGAAGTCACTAGTTTTAATAGGGAAATTTCTCAACTATATATAAGTATACGCCATTATTTATTAAATATTTATGAATAATCCTTTTTGCCTAAATTATTCAATTAGTTATGCCACAAAAATTGGTCAATCTTCTTAGCGACTGCTTTATTCTCGTGTAATTTGCTATGCTGACCACCGGGGCCCTTAACTTCAATTTCATGATAGCTAGCGGCTCTTGTTTCTACTAAGTAGCGTAAAGAACGGGCAGAGGTGACGCTCACCGCATCATCTGAATTTGTGCCATCTTCTTTATTGCCAAAAATATTTAAAATGTCTACCCCTCTTGGATAGTCCTTGCGATGCTCTAATAAGTATTGGTAGGTGGAAGAAGAATATTTCGGCTTGCCCGCTTTTTCAAGGCGGTTACGATTAGGCTGGTCATCCATGCCAATAATCCCGTTAAAAGGTGCGCCTAAATTAACTTGCTTTTTGAGCTTCGGCAACGCATTATTTTGCCCATACTTTATTTGATAAAACAAAAACGTTAAGTTGCCCATTGAATGAGCAACAGTATTATAGCGACTGATGTGATATTTACGCTTAAGCAGTAAGAGCAAATTATGAATCCATTCACGGGTTACAAAGTAGTCGTTGTTGGTATTATCTTTTAACACAACTTGAATTAGTGGCCTTTTAGTATTCTTGGGCCAGGAACCTGAGAGCTTAACTTGGCCACTTCGTGAAATTGTGGCTGTCAAAACTCGATGTGCATTGTCATGCTCTTCAGCGTAAGTAATCATGCTGTTAGTTGACCGTGCGCCTGCACCATAACCATGCAAATAGATTGTTGGAATGGTGTCTTGGTGTGCGGCAGTTTTTTGCTGGTTTTGCGTTATTGCTGTAGAAGATGACACGGCAACCTTTTGTTGCTTTTGGCGCCAAGATAATAAGCCTATTCCGATTAATAGCAATAATAATATTCCAAATAGCCAGCGAGAAGTTTTTTTACCCATAATTAATTTGCTCCCTTCTGCCGAGATTAGTTACTATCAATATAAAAGTGAATGGCATAATAAGCAACTCATAGTGCTTTTAGGTTGATAATAAGTTGGTAATGAACGGCGTGAGTTGTAAACTCAAAAAATAAAAGAGGGAAAATGATTTTCTTGCCGGCATTAAGCGTAAGGTGACGAGCATTTCACTAAAGCAGGGTGTCAAAGAAGTGGTGACTAATATTAAGTAGACGGATTGATAAGCGCTTTCAAAAATAGGCAATAAAAAAAGCACCGACTTCTTGCAGTGCCATTTTCATTATGGTGGGTGGCCAGGGGCTCGAACCCTGGACCCACGGATTAAGAGTCCGTTGCTCTGCCAACTGAGCTAGCCACCCGTTTCTGTTGACCGTTAAATATAATATCAATTATTAAACCATTTGACAAGGTTTTTGTGCAAAATAATTAGCAGAATTTTGTTTTTTGTAGAAAAAGTTCCCACTTTGACTCAAAACTGGCCAAATAAAGAAAAATGAGTAGAGCTTACATGGCTAGATAATGGAAACTATTTTCTGAGTTCTTTGAATGAAGAAGCAGATGTAAAAATGACTTTAAGGAACTTATAAAAGCACTAAAACCATTTCAGTACTAGTCAGCTATTAAAAATCATCCGCATAATTATAGGTAGTAAATCAAAATTAGTGATTAATGATCATTAATATTCATACTGGCAGTGAATTGATTGACATCCAGGTAGAACGTGCTAAAATATTTGCACTTGTTGAAACAAAAGACAGCAATAGATAATCTATTGCTGTCTTTCATAAAGATAATGGGTGGCCAGGGGCTCGAACCCTGGACCCACGGATTAAGAGTCCGTTGCTCTACCAACTGAGCTAGCCACCCAAATTTGCTGAACTAACGGTCAACGAGAACTATTATGCTATTATTTCAAGTAAAAAGCAAGGTTTTTTATTAAATTTTCGTGACTTTTTTGGCTAAAGTTGCAAAAAACAGTATAATGTTAAGCAAAGGGGGCTTTCGATGCCAAAGAAAATTCTCGTAGTCGATGACGAAAAACCGATTTCAGATATAATAAAATTTAACCTGACTAAGGAAGGCTTCGACGTCGACACTGCCTATGATGGCGAAGAAGCCATCAAAAAAGTTGATGAATATAATCCCGATTTGATGATTTTGGACTTAATGTTGCCAAAAAAGGACGGCTTGGATGTTGCCCGCGAAGTGCGGCAGACACATGATATGCCGATCATTATGGTAACTGCCAAAGATACAGAAATTGATAAAGTATTGGGCCTTGAAATGGGGGCCGATGACTATGTTACTAAACCTTTCTCCAACCGTGAATTGGTTGCCAGAGTTAAGGCTAATTTGCGTCGGCGCAGCATAGTTAAAAAAGTTGAAAGTGCCAACGAAGATACTTCAACTAAAAATATTGCCATTGGCAATTTGGTAATTATGCCTGACGCGTACATTGTAGAAAAAGAAGGCAAAAAAATCGAGTTGACTCACCGTGAGTTTGAGTTACTCTATTATCTAGCTCAGCATATGGATCAAGTAATGACCCGGGAGCACTTACTGCAGACAGTTTGGGGATATGACTACTTCGGTGATGTCCGGACTGTTGACGTAACGGTTCACCGTTTACGTGAAAAAATTGAGGACAATCCAATTCAGCCGCAGATTTTAGTGACTCGCCGTGGCGTTGGCTATTATGTAAAGCAGCCTACTGAAGAATAATGAAGAAAGCCCGCAGAACTAACACGATGCGAGCTTTCTTTTTATATTGATTTGATTAAAAAGATGAAGAAACTAAAAAATAAGTTTAAACATTTAACAATTTCGATTAACACAACTTTAGCCATTGTCTTTATGGCGATGATCATTGCCACAATTGAAGTAATTGGGGCTTATTTTACGCGCCAATTAGAGCAAAATAGTATTGAAAACTTTCAGTCTTCAATTCAAGTGCTTCCTATTGTCAGCAACCAGTTGTCTGCACAGCTCTTAAAAGACGACCGGCATACAAACAGCAATTTAAACCGGATTGTTGGCGATTATAGCAATGGAATCGGCACAATTAGTGAAATTATTGTTGTTGATAATAAAGATATTATTCGGGCTGTGTCTAATCTAAATGATAAAAAACGCATCGGACAGAGGGTCAATAATACGTTGGTCAAGCAGGTTACCTCAACGGGCAGGCAAGCAACTAAGGTAATTAATGACCACGGCGATTTTATGATTCAGGTAACACCGCTTACTGCTGGTAACGGTTCTGCTAATACTGTCGGTGCAATTTACGTTCGAGCGTCAATGCAGGGCGTTTTTAATGACCTACGTAACATTTCATTAATGTTTTTGGTCACTTCTTTGATTGCCGCCGTGATGGGTGCCATCTTGTCTTTAGTCGTGTCGCATGCGATTACTAAGCCAATTGAAGAGATGCAGAGCCAAGCACTAAATATTGCTGACGGTGATTATTCTAGTCAGGTAAAAATATATTCTAATGATGAATTAGGACAATTGGGGCAAGCTTTTAATACATTGTCTGTCAGAATCGAGCGCTCACAAGAAGAGTCTGAAAGTGAACAGCGAAGGCTGGATAGCGTCTTGTCTCACATGAGTGACGGGGTTTTAGCGACTGATCGACACGGTAATGTTAATGTTGTTAACCAAATGGCACTTAGTTTTCTGAATACCACCGAGGACCAAATTATTAATAAGCCAATCGCCTCCGTTCTGGGCTTAGATGAAACCTCGCAGGATTTAATCGCCAGTCAAAAAGGTATTGTTTTAACTGTTAATCAGGGCACACGCGATGAAGTGATTTTACATGCTAGTTTTTCACTGATTAAAAGAGTGACGGGCTTTGTTTCTGGTAGTGTTTGTGTTTTACACGATATTACTGAGCAGCAAAAGAATGAAAATTCCCAAAAGCAATTCGTATCCAATGTTTCGCATGAATTGCGTACGCCGCTTACGAGCCTGCACGCCTATATTGAAACCCTGAATGAGGGGGCATGGAAGGATCCTAAGATTGCGCCGCAGTTCTTACAGGTTACCCAAGAAGAAACTGAGCGAATGATCCGGATGATTAATGAACTTTTGAGCTTGTCTCGCATGGATCGTGGGGTATCAAAAGTGGACGTTGAATGGGTCAACTTTAATGACTTCGTGTCTCATATTCTTGACCGCTTTGACATGATTGTAAAAACAGACGCTAAAGAAGGCAAAAAGAAATATACCATTAAGCGGAGCCTAAGCTCGCAGGCGTTATGGGTTGAAATTGATACCGATAAGTTTGCCCAAGTCATTGATAATATTATGAATAATGCAATCAAGTATTCGCCTGATGGTGGTGTGATTACGATTAAATTGCGCCAAGAACGGCAACAGATCATTTTAAGCATTGCTGATCAAGGCCTGGGAATTCCGCGGGAAGATCTTTCTAAAATTTTTGATCGTTTCTACCGGGTTGACAAAGCGCGTTCCCGTGAACAGGGCGGTACTGGTTTAGGGTTAGCCATTGCAAAAGAAATTGTGGAAGAACACCACGGTAAGATTTGGGCTAATAGTAGCGAAGGCAAAGGCTCAACCTTCTATATTGCTTTGCCATATGAACCGATGAGTGAAGGGGATGATTGGGATGAAGTCTAGGTTTAAGTTTAGCGACATATTATTATCGGTTGGTACTTTTATCGTTTTCGCCCTTTCAATCGTCTTGTGGATTTTTATTATGACCAATGATCAGTATTTTAGCCGAATTGATCAGACTAATAACGTTAGTCAAAATTCACGCAGTCGTCGGAGCCGGATCATCTATAATCTTTATTTGCCGACCAGTGCTTATGGCTTTAAAAATGGGCAGCCATACCGCTTATATGATGCTAAAAAGAATTTACCACTCGAATATATCAAAGACCTAAAAGAAGTAAAATATAAAAATATTAGGGAAGTTAGCTCTAATCAAAAAGAATATGAAGCGATGCTCAATGACCCTAAGTATTTGCAATTGACTTTCCCTAATGAAGTCAGTGTGAATCTGTTTACGAAGAAAAATTTAAAAAGTACGGATCAAACATTTCGGCGCTCGTTTATCTCGCCAAGTAATGATGTCCTTTACCTTGGCAATGACAAAACGACAACAATCTATCGCGTTGAGATAGCTAATGCCAACTTTAATCGCTTGCGCGAATATGCCGCTAAGTCACGAGCTAAAAAACCGGTTAAATTTGTGCGGATGAAAAATAGTTACGAAACTTTTTATGATCAACCTGAAAACTGGCGGGTTTATAGTTACTTGACCAACACCCAGACTGATTCTTATTTTGTCTCGCGCTTACTAGGTACGGCAAATGTTACCTCGAGCAATAATAAAAAAGGGTGGACCACGTATTCACTCAATTATTACACCAAATTGCGGGTGCCCGATACTAAAGCCGGCCGGCATGATATGCTCTATACCCGTTATGAAAAGCAGAAAAATTTAAGTGAAAATGACTGCTTGATTGATAGCGTCGAGTATGTGCATAAATTAGGACTAAGTGAGCAGGATCTGCGCTATTTTGATACAACTAAAGACAAGCTAAGCTATAGCAATTACATTGAAGGCATGCCTGTTTTCATGGGGAAACACAGTCCTCAGGTCAGCACGAAATTGACGCAAGATACCGAAGAAGTTGCCTTTAGTAATTTAGAACTGCAAATTCCCATTCCATTTGATGGGCAAACACGGACACTGCCTGCTACTGGCACGGTGATCCAGCGTCTGGTTAATGCCGGTTTAAAAAAGACGGAAATTCAACGAATAATTGTGGCATATCGAATTGAAAAAGATCATAGTCATGATAGCTTGGTCAACTTGATTCCAACATATTACATTAAAGCCTACGACCAGTGGAAGAGTGCGCAAGAATGGGAAAAGCAAGATTTTAATAAGCTAGCGGTGAAAAGTCAGGGAGAAGGTAAGTAATTATGGATAGAAAAAGAATTGAATGGCTATTTTTCGTTGTTTTCCTATTAATTGACCTTTACCTAGGAATCGAAATCTGGCGCTCACCGATTAGTCTAAGTTCGACTGCAGGAACGACTTCTACCAGTATTAGAGCGGAAATGCGGGCAGATGGAATTGACCTTCCCCTGCATCTGTCACATAAGCAACAATCAGGCTATTATTTAGCAGCAAAAAATCGGGACTATCTATCCCGTAAAACTAATGGCTTAACGCAAGTGACAACCCATTATTCAAAAGCGGACAATTCTTTAACGGGTACGCCGAAGGCTGTAGTACTACTCAATGGTAATCGGAAAAAAATCTTGCAGCAGCTAGAAGATTTTAAAAATGACCCGGAAAATGTTCCTTATGGGAAAAAGTTTGTGTACGACCAAAGTATGTCGGGGGATGATACTTACTGCTATGTGCAAAAGACGTCTTATGGTCAAATTTATGATGGTGATGCACAATTGACAATTAATGTGCATAATAATCAGATTACTAACTACACGCTTTCTTACATGGGACCGATTAGTTCTGTGCGTGAATCGCAACTAATTATTAGCCCGTGGCATGCGGTGAAGGCCATGTATACTGACCGTGAAATCAGTAATAACTCGCGGGTAATTCAAGTAAAATTGGGCTATTCTAAATTGACTGAAGTACGTGGCAGCACCATAATGCTTCCTACCTGGTTGATTTTAGTCGAAAGCAAAGCAACCAAAAATATTACGGTTAAACGGGTTAATGCTTTTACAGCGCAAATTTTGCAGAGTGGCTCGTATAATGTCCAGAAAAATTAGAAAGGGAAAATTGGTGTGCGGGTTTCTGTTTTAGCTAGTGGATCGACTGGTAATACCAGTTTGATTGAAACTGGCCAGCATAAAATCCTGATGGATGCTGGCTTATCTGGTAAGAAAATCAAAACGTTATTAGGAGAAGTAGGAGTTGATATTAACGACATTGATATGGCCTTTTTAAGCCATGATCATTCTGATCACAGTAAAGGACTTGGGGTATTAATGCGCCGCTATCCGAGAATTGCGGCATTTGCCAACAGTGGAACATGGGAATATTTAAGTGAGTCGCACAAAATTGGTCAAATTCCCGTCCAGCAAATGAATATTATTGAACCCGGACAAACGAAGACTTTTGGTGATCTTGACGTAACTGCTTTTGCCACTAGCCATGATGCTGCCGAACCGCAGTATTACGTCTTTTCTAGTGCTGGCAAAAGGATGGCCTTTTTGACGGATACAGGTTATGTATCGCAAAAAGTCAAAGCGGTAATTGAAGATGCCGATGCTTATATGATGGAATTTAATTATGATGATATGATGCTCCGTAATGGTCCGTATTCATGGTCTTTAAAACAGCGAATTTTGTCTGATGTCGGCCACTTATCCAATGATGATGCGGGGCAAGCACTACTTGATGTGGTTTCTAATAAAACAAAACATATTTTTTTAGCACACCGCAGTCAGCACAATAATACAGCTAAGTTGGCCTACGATGCCGCTAAGCAAATCCTAGTCAATGGCGATGCTAATTTACCAAGTGATGTTAAAATTATGTTAACGGATCCAGACGAGCCGACTAATTTAGAACAAATTTAAAAAAATAAGCACATGTTTTTCAGTATACTAAACAAAGATATGTAAAGGAGATTACAAATGGACAATCGAAATTCTGGACGCAAGCAAAATGGTCTGGTTAAAACTGCCATTGTTGGTGTTGTCGCAGGTTTAATTGGGGGCGGCGCTTCCTATGTTGCCCTGGATCAAATTAACAATGCAAATCTGAATAATAATGCACAGACGACTATTAGTTCTAATAGTGCAAAAACATCAAAAAATAGTGCAAAAACTAGTGGTGTAATGACGCCGGCATATAATGACGTGAAGGGTGCTGTTGTTTCCGTTATTAATTTGAAACGACAATCAAGTAGTAGCAGCAATTCGATCTTTGATATTTTCGGTGATGACAAAGATGATAATGCTAGAGGCAAAGGCCGGCTGCAAACATACAGTGAAGGCTCAGGTGTTATCTACATGAAGTCAAATAACAAAGGCTACATTGTTACTAATAATCACGTTGTTTCTGGCAGTGATAAAGTTCAGGTTATGTTGTCAAACGGTAAAACCGTGAACGCTAGAATTGTCGGAACCGATGCTACGACTGACTTAGCTGTTTTAGCAATTGATGGGCAATACGTAACGCAAACGGCTGAATTTGGCGATTCCAAGAGTCTGCAAGCAGGGCAAACAGTTATTGCGGTTGGCTCACCATTAGGAAGCGAATATGCATCCACAGTCACTCAGGGGATTATTTCGGCACCAGCGCGTAGTATTACCTCTTCATCGGCTAACCAGCAAACAGTTATTCAGACTGATGCCGCAATCAATCCGGGTAATTCCGGTGGGGCACTGGTTAACTCCGCTGGTCAGGTTATTGGAATCAACTCAATGAAACTATCGCAATCAAGTGATGGGACTTCCGTTGAAGGAATGGGCTTTGCTATTCCGTCTAATGAGGTTGTGAACATTGTTAACCAACTGGTAAAGAAGGGTAAAATTGTCCGGCCGCAGCTTGGAATCAAAGTAATTGCACTGCAAGGAATTCCTTCAAGCTACCGTAAACACCTCAATATTAAGTCCAACTTGAAGAGCGGCATTTACATTGCGGGTGTGAATAAAAATAGTGCGGCAGCTAATGCAGGAGTTAAAGTTGGCGATGTAATAATAAAAGTTGACAATAAGGTTATTACAGATGTTGCATCGTTACACACCATTTTGTATAATCATAAAATCGGTGATACGGTGACTTTAACGGTTAACCGCGGTGGAAAAGAAATTAATTTACATGCAAAACTTGAAGCAAATTAATCTGGATAATATTCATTAATTGAAGATAAAAAAGGCTATACTTGGCGATTTTAGCTACAAGTATGGCCTTTTTGTTAATAAAAATGATGAGAAACATTAAATAGTTCGTCTTTTCTGTCTGTCAAGAAAAAAAGACTTGCTTTTTTCTTGTTGATAACTGTGGAAAACTTTGTGGATTGTGCATAAAGTGGGGTAAAGTGCTTTCGTTTTATTGTGGAAAACCTGTGACTTGTGTGTAAATACTAGTAAAAAGTTGATAATTCAAACAATTGTTCAAAGCGTCAAATCAGTGTTTTACGGGTAAAGTTTGTGAATGTTAACTGTGAAAAGTGTACATGTGGGTAATTTCAGCGGGTTTTTTAAAAATATTTTTTACAAACACAAATTATCCGCCTGTTTACAAAAATGACCACAAAATGTAGTTTTTGCTTGTGCACAACTGTGGAAAAACAAGGTGGAAACAATGAGAATTAGGGGATAAAATAGAAAACATGAATATCAAAATCGTCTGTGTAGGTAAGTTAAAAGAAAAATATTTTAAAGATGCGATTGCCGAGTATCAAAAGCGGCTCAGTCGTTTTGCTAAAGTTGAGTTAGTGCAAGTACCTGATGAAAAAGCACCAGAAAAACTCAGTGCTGCTGAACAAGAAAAGGTTAAAGAACTTGAAGGTCAGCGTATTCTTAATAAAATAAAGGACAAGGAATATGTTTATGTCACTGCAATTAAAGGCAAAGAAAGAACTAGTGAAGCATTTGCACAGGAATTAAAGGATTTGGCTACTTACGGCCACTCTGACGTAACTTTTGTCATTGGTGGCAGTCTTGGTACAAGCCAGGCTGTGAATAAGCGTGCGGATGAATTATTGAGCTTTGGAAAGCTAACAATGCCCCATCAACTAATGCGAGTGGTTCTAATTGAACAAATTTACCGCTGCTTTATGATTAATAGTGGCAGCCCATACCATAAATAAGACAAATTGGGGCCAAAAAGCTAATTTTTCAGGCTCAGTAATTTGTCGAAAAAAAGAAGTCAAAATTTAAATTAAGATAGGTTTTAGTATGAAAAAAGTCGGAATTCGTGAAGTCGCGCAGGAGGCTAATGTTTCTACTGCAACAGTATCCCGGGTCTTAAATAATCGGGGATATATTAGCCAAGAAACGCGGGATAAGGTGCAGGCGGCAATGAAAAAGCTGGAATATTATCCCAATGACTTAGCAAGAGCCTTATATAAGAAAAGAACATATACGGTTGGCCTAATTTTTCCCTCAAATGTGCATCCGTTTCAGGCGGAATTGATTCAGGACATTGAATATTTACTGTCAAATCAGGGGTATAAAGTTTTATTGTGCAATAGTCTAAATAATCCGGAAAAAGAAATTGCCTACTTAACGATGCTCAAAAAGAATCAAGTAGACGGTATTATTGTTGGTACGCATAATAAGCATATTGATGGCTATAAGAACACGAAATTGCCGGTAATAGCAATTGACCGTGATTTAGGAAAGAATACGGCAACGGTGTCCTGTGATAATTATGCTGGTGGTCAAATGGCCGTCCAATTGCTAATTGACCGTGGCTGTAAACAAATACTTGATATCCGGGGGGATAGTTCGATTAAGTTACCAGCAAACGAGCGAACAGTGGCTTACCGGGATTTAATGAAAAAATACAGCCTAGAGTCGCATGTTTTGGAGGTACCGTTTGTGTTAGCGGCAGACCAAAAACGGCAAATTATTGAGGATTATTTAGGTAGCCACCCCCAAATTGACGGTATTTTTGCTGGAGACGATTTATTGGCTTCATTGGCTATTTTTTACTTGGAAACACACCATAAAAAAGTTCCTGACGATGTTAAAGTTATTGGTTTTGATGGGGCAAAAGAGACGCTCTTATATAATCCGCGCTTGACGACAATTAGGCAGCCGATTGAACAAATTGCACGGACTGCTACTGAAAAGCTGATAAATGAAATAAAAGGTCAAAAAGAAACAGATCAATTAAAACTACCAGTAACCTTATTTACTGGGCATACAGTCTAACTAGCAACGAGCAGAAAGTGCCGTTGCTTTTTTTAGTAATTTTATGTAACCGGTTGACATATGTAACGGGTTGCACTATATTACAAGAGAATGAAAGTGCTAACAAGGAGATAGATTGATGGAGAAAAAAGCAACTAATAAACATGAAATATATTATCAGCCTAAGGATGTGTGGGTTGGCGATATTATGCCTTACGCCAAAGACGGGAAATTTTATATTTACCACCAACGTGATGAACGAATAAATGGCCCGATTACGGATCCTTTCGGGTGGTCGCTGGCAACAACAACGGATTTTGTTCATTATCAAGATTTTGGTGAAGTGCTTAAAAGAGGTAGTGATCAGGACTGGGACCAATTTATTTATGCTGGATCGGTTTTTGAGGCCAAGGGAACAATTCACGCCTTTTATACCGGCTACAATAAGGAATTTTTGAAAGCAAATAAACCGTCACAGATTTTATTACATGCGACAAGTAACGATTTTGTTCATTGGACTAAGTCAGCTAACGCTTTACAACTGAAACCGCAGCCGGGTTATGACGATCGCAATTGGCGCGATCCTGCCGTGATTTGGGACGAAGAAAACCAAGAGTACCTGTTAATCTTGGGTGCACGCAAAGGTCAGGACAAGCACCGGCTAACGGGACGGCTAGTTAAATATACTTCACCTGATTTAACTAATTGGCAATTTAAGGGCGATTTTTGGGCCCCTAATTTATACACCATGTTTGAAATGCCGCAGCTATTTAAGATGGGTGATTGGTGGTACTTAATTTATTCCGAATACAGCGTTAAAAATAAGGTCTTTTACCGCATGAGCAAGTCTTTGTCCGGTCCTTGGCTTAAGCCCAAAGATGAGGCCTTTGATGGACGGGCATATTACGCTGCGAGAACAGCTTTTGACGGCAAGCGCCGAGTTTTGTTTGGCTGGGTACCAACTAAAAAAGCAAACAATGATATGAATAATTATGAATGGGGCGGTACGTTTGTCCCGCAAGAAATTTATCAGCGTTCGGACAATACGTTGGGCGTGCGACCAATTGAAGAAATTTGTACGGCCTTTTCTTCACGTAAGAAGCTTGGGAATCAAGAACTAACAGCAGTTGATACGTTGAAAAAGCAAGTTTTAATTCATAATACCGGTGAGCATTTCTACTTTCACAGTACGATTAACTTTGATGAAACGGTTAGTGATTTTTCAATTCGGCTGTATCAAAATCCTGCAACTGATGAATCTTACGAATTTAGGTTTAACTTGGATGAAGGGCAATTAACGCTTGACAAGAATCCATGCTATCGCTGGTACCAGATGATGGATAAGGGCCTTAACCGGCCAATCAAGCTCAAAGCTAACCATGATTATGATCTGAAGCTAATTGTGGATGATAATATCTTGACTATCTATCTTGACGGGGTGGCATTAAACGCACGCGTTTATCATAAATTCGGTCGAGAATTGGCGGTAACGGTCACTAATGGCCGGCTCAAGCTGCGACAAAGTGAATTTTCAAATGACTATCAAAAATAAAAAGGAGAAGACTAATGGCAGATTATGACAAGATTGCCCGCGAGGTCCTAAAAGATGTTGGTGGCGCCGATAATGTTGTTAGTGCAACGCATTGTGTTACTCGTTTGCGTCTTATTTTGAAGGACATTAATCTAGCAGATCAAGACGCACTAAATAATATTGAGGGAACAAAAGGCGTTATCTATAATAGCGGTCAATTGCAAATAGTTTTTGGCCCTGGTGCTGTGGAAAATGCTTATGACGCGTTTGTTAAAGTTTCCGGTGCCAAACAGGTATCTGTTGATCAAATTAAGGACGAAGGGGCGCAAAATAAAAATAAATTTCAACAGGCTTTTAAGGTCTTTGGTGATATCTTTATCCCAATAATTCCGGCTTTTATCGGGGCAGCAATGATCTTAGGCTTGCGCTCATTACTGGCAACTCCAGGGATGTTCGGCATGACCAAATCGCTGGCCGAGCAGAGCGTCTATGTTGGTGATTTTTGCAAGTTTCTAAACGTAATTGCGACAACCTTCAAGATCTTACCGGTCTTAGTAATGTATTCGGCAACCAAGCGGTTTGGCGGCAACCCAATTTTGGGTATTCTAGTTGGATTTGTAATGATATCGCCAGATTTGGCTGATCGTAACGCTTTTGTCTTAGGAAAAGTTCATCCAGAATACTGGAACCTGTTCGGATTGAAAATTGCGGCGGTTGGCTTTCAAGGTGGTGTCTTTGCCGCAATTTTAACGGCATGGTTCCAAGCCAAGGTCGAAAAGCTGGCTAAAAAGTATGTTCCAGAAATGATTTCATATATTTTGGTGCCAATGATCACACTGCTTGCAGCTAACTTGTCACTCTTTTTGCTCTTTGGCCCGCTCGGCTTATGGATTGGTGATGTCCTTGGCGGCGTTATCAACTTCCTTTACATGAAGATGAGTGCTTTTGGTGCCTTTGTCTTTGCGGCAGGCTTGCAGCCATTAGTAGTTACCGGTACACACCAAGCAATTCAGGGAATTGAAGCTAATCTGATTGTTCAAACCGGTTTTGATTATATTCAACCTATTTGGTCTGTTTCAATTATTG
This genomic window from Lactobacillus panisapium contains:
- a CDS encoding alpha/beta hydrolase is translated as MGKKTSRWLFGILLLLLIGIGLLSWRQKQQKVAVSSSTAITQNQQKTAAHQDTIPTIYLHGYGAGARSTNSMITYAEEHDNAHRVLTATISRSGQVKLSGSWPKNTKRPLIQVVLKDNTNNDYFVTREWIHNLLLLLKRKYHISRYNTVAHSMGNLTFLFYQIKYGQNNALPKLKKQVNLGAPFNGIIGMDDQPNRNRLEKAGKPKYSSSTYQYLLEHRKDYPRGVDILNIFGNKEDGTNSDDAVSVTSARSLRYLVETRAASYHEIEVKGPGGQHSKLHENKAVAKKIDQFLWHN
- the yycF gene encoding response regulator YycF gives rise to the protein MPKKILVVDDEKPISDIIKFNLTKEGFDVDTAYDGEEAIKKVDEYNPDLMILDLMLPKKDGLDVAREVRQTHDMPIIMVTAKDTEIDKVLGLEMGADDYVTKPFSNRELVARVKANLRRRSIVKKVESANEDTSTKNIAIGNLVIMPDAYIVEKEGKKIELTHREFELLYYLAQHMDQVMTREHLLQTVWGYDYFGDVRTVDVTVHRLREKIEDNPIQPQILVTRRGVGYYVKQPTEE
- the walK gene encoding cell wall metabolism sensor histidine kinase WalK, encoding MKKLKNKFKHLTISINTTLAIVFMAMIIATIEVIGAYFTRQLEQNSIENFQSSIQVLPIVSNQLSAQLLKDDRHTNSNLNRIVGDYSNGIGTISEIIVVDNKDIIRAVSNLNDKKRIGQRVNNTLVKQVTSTGRQATKVINDHGDFMIQVTPLTAGNGSANTVGAIYVRASMQGVFNDLRNISLMFLVTSLIAAVMGAILSLVVSHAITKPIEEMQSQALNIADGDYSSQVKIYSNDELGQLGQAFNTLSVRIERSQEESESEQRRLDSVLSHMSDGVLATDRHGNVNVVNQMALSFLNTTEDQIINKPIASVLGLDETSQDLIASQKGIVLTVNQGTRDEVILHASFSLIKRVTGFVSGSVCVLHDITEQQKNENSQKQFVSNVSHELRTPLTSLHAYIETLNEGAWKDPKIAPQFLQVTQEETERMIRMINELLSLSRMDRGVSKVDVEWVNFNDFVSHILDRFDMIVKTDAKEGKKKYTIKRSLSSQALWVEIDTDKFAQVIDNIMNNAIKYSPDGGVITIKLRQERQQIILSIADQGLGIPREDLSKIFDRFYRVDKARSREQGGTGLGLAIAKEIVEEHHGKIWANSSEGKGSTFYIALPYEPMSEGDDWDEV
- a CDS encoding YycH family regulatory protein, yielding MIGMKSRFKFSDILLSVGTFIVFALSIVLWIFIMTNDQYFSRIDQTNNVSQNSRSRRSRIIYNLYLPTSAYGFKNGQPYRLYDAKKNLPLEYIKDLKEVKYKNIREVSSNQKEYEAMLNDPKYLQLTFPNEVSVNLFTKKNLKSTDQTFRRSFISPSNDVLYLGNDKTTTIYRVEIANANFNRLREYAAKSRAKKPVKFVRMKNSYETFYDQPENWRVYSYLTNTQTDSYFVSRLLGTANVTSSNNKKGWTTYSLNYYTKLRVPDTKAGRHDMLYTRYEKQKNLSENDCLIDSVEYVHKLGLSEQDLRYFDTTKDKLSYSNYIEGMPVFMGKHSPQVSTKLTQDTEEVAFSNLELQIPIPFDGQTRTLPATGTVIQRLVNAGLKKTEIQRIIVAYRIEKDHSHDSLVNLIPTYYIKAYDQWKSAQEWEKQDFNKLAVKSQGEGK
- a CDS encoding two-component system regulatory protein YycI; this encodes MDRKRIEWLFFVVFLLIDLYLGIEIWRSPISLSSTAGTTSTSIRAEMRADGIDLPLHLSHKQQSGYYLAAKNRDYLSRKTNGLTQVTTHYSKADNSLTGTPKAVVLLNGNRKKILQQLEDFKNDPENVPYGKKFVYDQSMSGDDTYCYVQKTSYGQIYDGDAQLTINVHNNQITNYTLSYMGPISSVRESQLIISPWHAVKAMYTDREISNNSRVIQVKLGYSKLTEVRGSTIMLPTWLILVESKATKNITVKRVNAFTAQILQSGSYNVQKN